One Ogataea parapolymorpha DL-1 chromosome VI, whole genome shotgun sequence DNA window includes the following coding sequences:
- a CDS encoding Tropomyosin, translating into MDKLKEKLNKLKLDAETWQEKADEYAAKVKEMEQQALEKDNQIQALTRKNQVLEEELEKAEQELSELKKVAGDAHQLKAANDNYTKKHSMLEEELEAADANLKETTAKLRETDIRAETLEKKVTSLESEKADLENKFEELEAKYKAAQEELESISAQLEAI; encoded by the exons ATGGACAAATTAAAGGAG AAAttgaacaagctcaagctggatgCCGAGACCTGGCAGGAAAAGGCTGATGAGTACGCGGCCAAGGTGAAAGAGATGGAACAACAAGCCTTAGAGAAGGACAACCAGATCCAAGCCTTGACTAGAAAAAACCaggttctggaggaggagttggAGAAGGCCGAACAGGAGCTTagcgagctcaagaaggtTGCAGGAGACGCTCACCAATTGAAGGCCGCCAACGACAACTACACAAAGAAACACTCGAtgctggaggaagagctcgaaGCTGCCGACGCCAACTTGAAGGAGACCACTGCCAAGCTGAGAGAGACCGATATCCGTGCTGAAAccttggagaagaaggtCACGTCTCTTGAAAGCGAGAAGGCCGACCTCGAGAAcaagtttgaggagctggaggccaaATACAAGGCTGCCcaggaggagctggagtcgATTAGCGCGCAATTGGAGGCCATCTAA
- a CDS encoding N-glycosylation protein EOS1, giving the protein MDVFDTDSDYANHPPPTDSEAEYEPLPVYVSSSTSLATMSNRGGRPPSNMLHSRNGSRETLLENEDLVNQVILFGISSTATTDLNRQRNSLKELGLKRLSPREHIAVAICRDFSLLVIIKNLVVLWHSWYTMMYDEPFQINVTSVRASEFFLAGIWCMVSGFLSYSILDGLMVRWIVMYAIQAAIVRMLSMSLLIVALVEVLTFMFNNKQNEYCLPVWILISCVMTLIYIIQNFVTSNLRLDRHLQDKDEPKPRNKVPRTVDLYNITVFAVVPIGLASFVTMIGLIRLVLILRLEAVMEKDL; this is encoded by the coding sequence ATGGACGTATTTGATACAGACTCTGATTACGCCAACCACCCGCCTCCCACGGACTCGGAGGCCGAGTACGAGCCATTGCCCGTGTATGTTTCATCGTCGACGTCGCTGGCCACTATGAGCAACAGGGGCGGACGACCGCCTTCCAACATGCTGCACTCACGAAACGGCTCGCGCGAGACGCTTCTTGAGAACGAGGACCTCGTCAACCAGGTGATTCTGTTCGGTATTTCCTCCACAGCAACCACAGATCTCAACCGACAACGCAATtctctcaaagagctggGACTCAAAAGACTCTCTCCCCGGGAACACATAGCCGTTGCTATCTGCCGAGATTTCTCACTTTTGGTGATAATTAAAAACCTGGTTGTCCTGTGGCACTCCTGGTACACCATGATGTACGACGAGCCGTTCCAGATCAACGTGACGTCCGTGCGGGCGTCGGAATTCTTTCTTGCCGGAATCTGGTGCATGGTGTCTGGGTTTCTGTCGTACTCGATTCTGGATGGGCTGATGGTGCGGTGGATCGTGATGTATGCGATCCAGGCGGCTATAGTGCGGATGCTGAGCATGTCGCTCCTGATCGTTGCTCTTGTGGAAGTGCTGACGTTCATGTTCAATAACAAGCAGAACGAGTACTGTTTGCCGGTGTGGATCTTGATTAGTTGCGTGATGACGCTCATCTACATCATCCAGAACTTTGTCACTTCAAACCTGCGTCTGGACCGCCATTTGCAGGACAAAGACGAGCCCAAGCCGCGCAACAAGGTGCCGCGCACCGTGGACCTCTACAACATCACCGTTTTCGCAGTCGTCCCCATTGGGCTGGCTAGCTTTGTCACCATGATAGGCCTGATCCGGCTGGTCCTGATCCTGCGGCTAGAAGCGGTGATGGAAAAAGACTTGTAG
- a CDS encoding putative mitochondrial 37S ribosomal protein SWS2, translating to MVVHILGKAIKGKAKVDIGLAHTFFGVGLKTAEKICAKVGLYPSMRMHQLNETQVMAVTKELTDMTIGSRLLQQVRSNIKLKRATGSYQGLRHAMGLPVHGQRTKYNARTARRLNKLNRTQ from the exons ATGGTCGTCCACATCCTCGGAAAAGCCATCAAAGGCAAGGCCAAGGTCGAC ATCGGACTCGCACACACATTCTTCGGCGTCGGGCTCAAAACGGCCGAGAAAATTTGCGCCAAGGTCGGCCTGTACCCCAGCATGCGCATGCACCAGCTAAACGAAACACAGGTGATGGCAGTGACCAAGGAGCTCACAGACATGACCATCGGATCGAGACTGTTGCAGCAGGTCCGTTCCAACATCAAGCTCAAGCGGGCGACCGGTTCGTACCAGGGTCTTAGACACGCAATGGGACTGCCTGTGCACGGTCAACGTACCAAGTACAACGCCCGTACTGCAAGACGtttgaacaagctcaacagaACTCAATAA
- a CDS encoding 1-acyl-sn-glycerol-3-phosphate acyltransferase, translated as MSFLQKIGKHFKFYTKGFVALCTLMVSASYGVLCSVFLSLIGKRNLAQWSTARFYYYLFSTVMRITIEIEGEEKLSGLPAILISNHQSELDVFMLGRIFPKRCVVTAKKQLQLVPFLGWFMTLSGTFFLDRSDREKAIRVLNKALDDLKATSGGLFMFPEGTRSYSSRPTLLPFKKGAFHLAVQAQIPIIPLVVSNTSNIYSLKERNFNTGTIKVKVLEPISTEGLTKDDVNKLVEATYAKMEEEIRKVGMSVVAGDVSGESEALLSQEVQ; from the coding sequence ATGtcttttttgcaaaaaatcGGAAAACACTTCAAGTTCTACACCAAGGGCTTTGTTGCCCTTTGCACCCTGATGGTCAGCGCATCGTACGGTGTCCTCTGCTCAGTGTTTCTCTCGTTGATTGGCAAGCGCAATCTTGCCCAGTGGAGCACCGCGCGCTTCTATTACTACCTGTTTAGCACGGTTATGCGCATCACGATAGAAATCGAGGGTGAGGAAAAATTGAGTGGTCTGCCTGCCATTCTGATCTCCAACCACCAATCGGAGCTTGACGTGTTTATGCTGGGCAGGATATTTCCCAAACGTTGTGTCGTGAcagccaagaaacagcttcAATTGGTGCCATTTTTGGGCTGGTTCATGACTCTGTCGGGCACCTTTTTCCTGGACAGATCTGACCGCGAAAAGGCCATCCGTGTGCTCAACAAGGCTCTCGACGACCTCAAGGCCACTAGCGGCGGCCTATTCATGTTCCCGGAGGGCACCAGATCGTACTCCTCGAGACCCACTCTGCTACCATTCAAGAAAGGAGCCTTCCATCTTGCGGTCCAGGCGCAGATTCCGATCATTCCTCTTGTTGTTTCCAACACTTCCAACATCTACAGTCTGAAAGAAAGAAACTTCAACACGGGAACAATCAAGGTCAAGGTTCTTGAGCCGATCAGCACCGAGGGGCTCACCAAGGACGACgtgaacaagctggtggaggcCACTTACGCAaagatggaggaggagattcGCAAAGTTGGCATGAGCGTGGTTGCCGGCGACGTTTCTGGCGAGTCTGAAGCGCTACTTTCCCAGGAAGTTCAATAG